Part of the Carassius auratus strain Wakin chromosome 8, ASM336829v1, whole genome shotgun sequence genome is shown below.
AACACCGTGATCTAGGACGGGGTCCAGTTTAATAGATATAGTCTTGCAGCTACCAGTCTGTCTCTAGAGCATCCTTCTATTAATACAGCCGCCAGAGTTTGTGCATAAATACATCCATTAGAAATGCAAATCAAATGTCAGCGTGCTCAGATTAAACCAGGACTAACCGTCCCTCCACTGCAACGTCTTATGCAACACTTGTTCATTATCAATGACCTACTTTAGATTCTTAATGAACTTTTCTCAGCCTTTGTTCTCACGAGGCAGAGTTCAGCCCACGGCGAGACTGACCTGGAAATCTGATGCAATGTGCAGGAGTTTGCAATCAGTTTTGCAGTTTGTAAAGTCCAcgatagagttttttttttttttttgatgaaatggcACAATAGTGCCTTAAAAAACACGTAGACTTGTTCCAGGTTTTTAACCACGTCATTGGTCGGATCAGACGACTCTGACGCACACGCTGTTGCAGCCAAGGCCATTGCACTTCACTTCTCTTGCAGATGATCGTTGCACTTATGTTAAATACTACACTGCAAAGAAAAAATCTTTTTGGACTCAGAAATTGatattaaatttgaaaaatgATTTCAAAGAAATGGCAAGAAACGCGGTTAAGTAAAAGTGAAATTTTGAAGTTAAAAGATGGAAATAGTTTAGTTAGTTTTTGgtcaaatgtgcttttttttttttttttttttttttttttttaactcaaatttACTACAAACTAAATACAATGACATGTCAAATAACATTGACTTGAATGTCAAAttagactgaaatagtattttcttgtaaaacacactttaTCTTTTACTTAAAATGAGTTTCAGAAATTGCTTGTCAGTTTCACaactaattaaaaagaaaaggcaAATCACACAATGATTAAATGCAGAATTTgtaagtagaaaaaaaagtagaattttttttttttgtaaaacctattccaataatattttttacaacctaactttttttatatataattttcactaGTAAATTTCACAGATTACAATAGActagtttttaattattcatttaaaggtGAGATTATACTGACATTGTATTTCTCGTGCAAAAagagattattggagtatgtttaagATAATTTGAGTGTAGCTGTCGTTTACTGAAAACAGTGCTTGACGGATATCTTCATATGAGATAATAATGTCCCGTGTTTACTGTGAGTTGTTTAACCGTGATCTGTGTGTTTGCAGATCTTCGATGTGGGAGAGAACATGATGGTCCCAGATGAGTTCACCTCGGAGGAGCACCTGACGGGGATGTGGTGGAGACACCTGGTGGCCGGAGGAGGAGCTGGAGCCGTTTCCCGAACCTTCACCGCTCCGCTCGACCGACTCAAAGTCCTCATGCAGGTACAGAATTTAAATTACATGCAAAACACCAAAATCACGGCCCAAAGTCAGTCACTGCAAGGTGAAGAGAACTACATCagtgttatattaaaataataaagccATGACTTATTCATTAAATCTCTGAAGGTTTTATTTACTCAAGCATTTCCCTTTAATCGAAGTCCAAACTGGTTGGCTGCTCGGGTTACATCTGAACAATTGGTTTTGTTACCCAAGAGTCATTAAAGCAGTTAATCATAAATGCATGTTCCAGTGAAAGGATCTGGACTCTGAATAGTTCTACAGTCCAGCCGGGCGACCAATCAGAATGCGAGGAGTGAAGCACTCCCTCCTGATTGGTCCGATACGAGATAGTGTTTGACGTTGTCACGGTCGAGTGATAGTGGTGATCTGTGTCATGTTCACGTCAGCTCTTGTTCAAACGGACTTTGAGAGTTCAGAGATTTGGGCCAAGACCTTTTACCTACATCTTTCTGAGCTCTTCAGCATTGCTctagttttaatttaatatgtcAAGTCTGAAATCATCAGTTAATAATGACACACCGTTCTGTTTCAGGTGCATGGATCTCATGGAAACAACATGTGTATCGTGAGTGGACTCGCTCAGATGATCAAGGAAGGAGGGATGCGTTCCTTGTGGAGGGGCAACGGCATCAATGTCATCAAAATCGCACCCGAGTCGGCCCTTAAATTCATGGCTTATGAGCAGGTAAgagaaataatgaagaaaaatgacTAGTTCAATGCCATTAGAAAAATACGCTTTATggttaatgtttgaaaataaagaaatttttGGGTTTATTATTGTCCACTGAAACCAGAAAACAATTTTCATtgcttaaaataatattaataactgaataattgaagaaaaataaaaatgtttagccAAAAgcagcttttatttatttcaaagattaaatgctaaaataatttcaaattcaatcaactaaaacttaaacctaaaagaataaactcattaaaaaaaataaaaatagattaaactaaaaagaaatgcattcacaattaattaaataaatctaaaaataaaatgtcatccaAAATATTAACACAAACTATAATATTTATCAATAATACCTAATAGCATGGCAAGGAACATGACATAAATTtaagtaatttatatattatactctTTATTATTGCTATAATATAGTATCATtgcaatataatgttttttatagattattattattagtgcatAGTCAAATTGAATGGAAGAAAAACGGGTTTTCCTTTTCTGTCCTCAGCTGATCACATGCTTGCTCTGTGTATAAACGCCATCTCGTTTCTTCTTTGTCAGATCAAGCGTCTGATGGGAAGCAGTCAGGAAGCTCCTCTGGGGATCAGCGAGCGCTTCGTGGCAGGTTCCCTGGCAGGAGTCATCGCCCAGAGCACCATCTACCCCATGGAGGTGCGTTTGTGTCATAACAACCTTAAACTGGTCTGGTTGCTATTTACATCAGTATCTCAGACATGGTTTTAGCCTTTGAAGTGAAGCTGGCATGGTGTTAAAAATCAAACCTCTCTTCTGTTCAGGTTCTCAAAACCCGTCTGGCGTTGAGAAAGACAGGCCAGTACAAGGGCATCTCAGACTGTGCCAAACACATCCTGAAGGGCGAGGGAGTGTCTGCGTTCTACAAAGGCTACGTCCCAAACATGTTGGGCATCATCCCGTACGCTGGCATCGACCTGGCCGTGTATGAGGTGAGCAGAGGAACACAAACTAAAGCcatcgctgctgctgctggtggcacTGAAGCAGAAAGAGCTCATCTCGTTCCCTCTTTTTCTCTTGATAGACGTTAAAGAACACGTGGCTCCAGCGCTATGGGACGGAGAACACGGATCCGGGTGTGTTTGTGCTGCTAGCCTGCGGAACGGCTTCCAGCACCTGCGGCCAACTCGCTAGCTACCCGCTAGCTCTCGTACGAACACGCATGCAGGCGCAAGGTGAATAATACATTATCTTAACTAATCATAGATCTTATTTATTatctaatatacattttatttatatatttgatacatttaatttcatgtattttatttaatatacatttgattatattatttGATATGTATAGTAATGTTTaacaaatttatattatattaatacactattatatttaataacattttatatatatatatacttttttaaaataattgcagtatatacatgtttgtttatttaatgtacCTTTTACTTATAAAATTACACATatgcatgaataaatatattaagtaaaaatgtacATCAAATATATGAGAAAACTTGTATAAGCTgcaattatattaaaaagtatatttaataaaatgttattaaatgtaatagtgtattaaaataaaataaaatttatgttaagtatataattatacacattaattgaataaaatgtgttaaaatacattaaattaaatgtttagataaacaatatacatataaaattacacatgcataaatatattaaatatgtttatgtatttaatattatttaattatattatatatattatattatatattatttaatacactattttctatttaacgcatatttaaattatcttttttttatgcattttaatttattggtttaattattttaaaaatccataaaaaaaaaaaaaaaaaatcttctttttttttcaattaatgcaCAACCTTTTCCAAAGTTTATAAAATCGCGTTCTTGATATTGACCAATACCAATAATTAGGGTTTTACTATAATCAAGCAGCCTTAGTTTttggtgcattttaatgcatgcatttactgAATATAGCTGTTCTTTCTGGAGCTGCGGTTGAAGGCGCGTCTCCGGTCTCAATGACGGGACTCTTCAAGCAGATCATGAAGACCGAGGGCCCCGCGGGTCTGTATCGGGGCCTGACCCCAAACTTCCTGAAGGTCATCCCGGCCGTCAGCATCAGCTACGTGGTGTACGAGCACATCAAGAGCACGTTAGGCGTGCAGTCAAGATGAGGCGGTGAAACTCGAGGTGTGGAGGCCATCTCATTCTGTGAATGATGCTAACCAACatctcattatttatttagtgttcTAGAACGGTAAAAAAGCTCAAAATCAGGGACCAGTGTTTTTTTGAATCCATGTTCGTCATGTACATGTGAAGACTCGAGTTCTGTTATGATGCAATTCAACCAACACTACAAACTACTGAAGTTGCATTGCCCGTTTCTTACAAAAGCTGCTTTATATCGACtgaagtaatatatatttatacatcttGATAACCAGATATTTATACATGTTGTGGCATCTTTAATGAATGTGTTGCACGGTCTCTGAATTACGGAAGccattgtttttgtgttttacagtagTTCAACTGCTGTCTGATTTAATcttaattgtgtttattttaaatcgaCACACTGTTGTTGTTCATAATTTTGTCTTAATATAATATCTGGTTGATTTGAAGACGAATGCACTTTAATGCTTTAGTCCGTTGTGAATGCAATGCAATGACTGTAAACGTTGTCagagggggtgtgtgtgtgtgagtgttttgttACGGGGACCATATGTTTGAGTAATAAATGCACATGATATGCTTAAACTAATTTCAACATATAAATGCACAGATTGGTGTTTGTATCTGAAGGAAGTTGCTTTAAGATGGATGTTCTTGGGAATAAATGATTCAAGTGTCCGACATGTTCAATGTAACAGCATTTATGTTTCAGAATggctgttttagtttagttttttagatcattaaaaaaaataagaaatatcatatgtaatttattttttcaataaaaacgtAATATTCATTGTTTATCGTCTCTGGTGGTTTTGCTTTTTACAAATGCTTCCAGATTTTATATCAATTGCAAATACATGTCACGAAAatggtttttatttcttttcttttttttttaacgtatTTAACAAGTTGATGCATGTGTATAACACaagctttttgaaaaaaataatacaattgtttaaaataatacattttaattctgtaaattggacaaaataataaaactagaAAAAGGAATACAActacaaaaactaaatatatatacacgcacacacacatatgaatacATTCTACACTTTCAAATCTACTGATATTTTTCTTGCATAATCAGGTGAAATGGCTAATATTATATTTCACCATCTGACCTATTTATACCAGATTCAGTCCTAGCTAGATCTGACCTGGTGTCACTTCCAACAGTTATGGATCATATCTCTTGTAACGAAATTAAACTGCAGTGTGTGCAGGATTTCATGTAGTGCTCTCGGTTCTGATCAGACATTGaacactgccacctgctggtgatTCTGAACACGACGTTGGCGAtttactttttaaacttaaatataaatatgaacagtacattgtcattttattttaattttataatatttaatttaatacatataaaCCACGTAGTTCCAGAACAGTTAATTTCGAAAAAATTCTATTTTGAAATCTGACTAGGAacgtgacttttattttgaagtccAATCTTATAATATCTACTATATAGAAATATCTATAACCAAAATCAGAGGAATAAAAAACACACGACCAGCGATTTCGTCTCAGAAATGAGCTAAGACTGGTTCAATTtatgttaatgtattattatttattatatgagtACACACTGAATAGAAAGAAtagaaattatgtatatatatatatatatatatatatatatatatatatattatatatatatatatatatatatatatttgtgtgtgtttcacataTTATATGCATTATTTTCGAATTGGGGGccacaaataaaaaatttataaaataaaaatacaatttaattaaatttaattcaaataaataatcaaataaatataatacaaatatttaaatttgattaaataaaccaaatgtgattaaaaataaataaataacaataaaaaaattaggtttattcttatatttaaataactaataaatgatttgtattacaaataaatcaataaaatgttatttacaaaatgtgatacaaataataatttaaagtacatttgattaaaatgaatacaatttgactttaaaaaattaattaaatacatcaaTAATAAAAAGATGATAGAAgacatgattaaaataaataaatattcaaataactaAATAAGGTTTTATTTGAATAACTAATAAGCagatatattttgattaaaataaatttgatgtaaataaatatatgtgattaaaataaataatacaatttgactaaactattattttatttaattatttatttatgcatttaacagtgttaaagtgtggagaaaaaagtcagaatgttaagcaacagaaactaaataatatttttcccacagttatatatatatatatatatatatatatatatatatatatatatatatatatatatatatacacacacacatgaaatatattttattttaaagtttaaaataaggagaatgaatgtgaatgaatgaatcccACAGGAGCAATTCATTAAGCTGATTTGCAGTTTCCCCTCATTACACACTCGACTGTCAATCAAGATTAGACGATTATCAGTCAACACCAAGATGCTGTGAAAAACTGATGTGCACAGTCCAGCTGGGTTCAGAATAATATTGTTGACTAGTAATATtaattgctaagaacttcatttgaacaattttaaagataatttcctcaatatttagatttttgcaccctcagaaaaatagttgtatctcagatgTATGTCAGCCAAACACTGTcgtaagtttatttattcagcttttcaaTTATGCATAAAACTCAGTTTCTAAatatttacccttatgactggttttgtggtccagggtcacattttatgtAGTAAAACTAACAggaaatatatgtacagtatctactttataaaataattagGCCATTAATCAACCTGTGCCACTATTACTGGGTGTTTGGTGTTAAGAGAAGGATTCTTTTTTCTATGCATTTGTTTCATATCTGTTAGTTTCATTAAACTTTGCTTTTTTATTGGTTTAAGTTAATTTTATATGTGACTAAATAAACTTTTGCACACAATGTTTACTGACTCACTAATGAAaaggacttaaattatttaaaacaagaaaaacaagtaTTAAAAGGAGCCACAAATCcagatatttactattttaatttacCCCCTGAAAAAACCTGGATATATAGGGGATCCTAATTTTAAAAGAATGATAATGTACAGTTAATAATATTTGATTAGTAGGCAAAACTCAGTAGgcatttatatactgtacacacacacatatttccattaaatctattttattgggaagaattttttaatttaagttttttttcagtaaaattactgaaattttttttttttatatatatatatatattttttgcgtTAAAAACATTCAGGCCTTCAGACGCGTTTTTTAAAAGTTTACCTTTTTAACATAACCTTGGCGTTTTAACGACGTCTTTCCTGCCTGGGGCGCGAGCGCTACGCTCAAAGACGTCATTTTCGTTAATGTTAGAAAATAATAGAAGAGCCGCGTTCTCTCAGATTTCCatcaaaaatatgttaatttgggttccaaatacagaaatgttttaTGGGTTATGAATAAGTAAGTAATGACAGAGCTTTCATTTTCGGTTGAACTAAGCTTTTATACTCCGGATTAAACAGAGTCCTGTGTGttcacatagacagtaaaagaaatggacacagcgaccccattggaactcaattgagctaaatgaagcccagttttagcgttttttagcacttccgtttctgacgcgcagactcaaacgaagcttgacgacgtcaggaacctgtctgccagatgtaaatcttctaagtggctgtgcgtgaaaactgccatcgttaatcttgcagagacggcgagcttaagcggggagttctttgtcgtgagtgagcaggagtaagtattctgattaattattttgtatagtattttaaaatgtaacgccagtacgccatatttagttaattgcctgcgagcttctcctcctgtctgtacggtaatgcgacagagagccgagtggttatgacgcaatcgttagcctattttttacaaaaactgtttatacggggccataatgtaacatagaaggtaatggagcactttatacattgtcgtgtatctttagaaataaataatggacaaacagagtctttaaacgcctcagatgtaaagttattcgctgtcaaagtgacgccaaaatgaatgggagtcaatgggaatgctaacgcaagtgaagttctgctaaaagatggcagcccccacccgacttcaacttccggtcgagttccttgccccttgtgTGTTCACTTGCAGAACCATTTTATCTCCATTCAGGTGACATGTTGTGAGAGCTTCGTTGAAATCCCGCCCTTTTAGTAGCGGTTCCAAGTCCCGCCCCGCCCCCCACAGGCGCCGACCAATCAGAGAGCGGGTCTGCGGACAGACGTCGCTCTCGGCGGGTTGTTCTGTAAGGGGCGGGGCTAATTTTCGAGCTCGTGTGGGGCGCGTTCTGTCCGAAAGAGCGCGTGAGAATCTGCGTTTCTTCCCTCGCGTTAAGTTTGTGTGCATCTCTCTTCTTGTCCTATATTACAAGTCTTCAGGAAACCGGGTTTCAAGGAGGACGATCTTCTACCTCAGCGAGTTTAGAAACCACAGCACTTGATTCTCACTGGAAACTCCTCTCGTCGTGAATCAGTGAAATCATGTCTGCCTCAGCGGCTAAAGTCAGTAAAAAGGAACTGAACTCGAACCACGACGGAGGGGACGAGACCTCGGGTAAGTGAGAACAATCGGCGGCCATTTTCACTTTCTCTTTTCTCTCAAGCGGGGTTTTAATCGCTGTTATCGCTAGTTAATTAGCAGCGACTCAAGTGTGGCTCGCTTGTGTAGACTGTGGCGAGATGCAGGGCTAGCGGTTGGATGTTTTCGGAGGAACGGCTGCAGCCGGCGGCGGAGGCCATGTTTGATTTCTGGCCGAACTTAGCGCGCAACAAAGCCCTGTTAGAGCGCACAGAACAGCCGTTACATTTCAAAAATCAAAGCGCGGGAGTTTGTTTTATTCGAACCGCTAACGGCTTTTCCGAAGGAACGCGTGCAGTTAAAGAGCGTGAAACATGCGGAGCGGAAGCGTCCGCTCGCTTTGTTGTTATGCTATAGCTTTAGCCTAGCTGAGCCACGTCTCCGCCATGATGTAGCACGGTCTAATGCTTGTTTACGCACGTTAACGGGTGAATTATGATGGAAATGAACGCTGAAGCGACTTTAAACGTGGTTAAGCGTTCGGCGGAAACCGGTGCAGCGCGATTCCGTTCACATTTAAACCACGCGGCATGAGCGCGGCTCCCCTGACTTCAATACATTCACGTCACAGaacacttagtttataataataatgatgattagtCGAAGGAATCATGCCTAGAAtatgatgtaaaaaaattatactttaatcGTTTAAAGTACGTAAATTGTGAATATAAGTATTTTAGCGCTAGTTTGTTAATGTTTGGTGAGAGAAAAGCCATGAAGTGTTTGCATTTATTGTTCTTTAACACTGTTTTATTGTTTAGAAAAAGAGCAGCAAGAAGCCATCGAGCACATCGATGAAGTCCAGAATGAAATCGACAggtatatttattattgtatgaatattaattatcgCGGTTAATGCTGTGATGCTTATGAatagttattaattattttttgtttggtttctAATCTTGTCCAGACTGAACGAGCAGGCGAGTGAAGAGATTCTCAAAGTAGAACAGAAATACAACAAACTTCGCCAGCCGTTCTTCCAGAAGAGGTCAGAACTCATAGGCAAAATCCCCAACTTTTGGGTCACCACATTTGTCAACCACCCACAAGGTAAGGTCCCTTGCGAACTGCTATTGCACTATTTAATCATAACgttaaataaatgttctattCGATATTATTTGATGATTTAGTCTCCGCTCTTCTTggggaggaggatgaagaggcgCTTCACTATCTGACCAGAGTCGAGGTCACAGAGTTTGAAGACATCAAATCCGGCTACAGAATAGATTTTGTAAGTGGTAAAAATGGTTTATCATGACTTAAAGCTCGTGTGTTTTGATAACTCATCCTTGCTTTTCTGTTGGCTTTTAGTATTTTGATGAAAACATGTATTTTGAGAACAAAGTCCTCTCCAAAGAAATTCACCTGAACGAAAGTGGAGACCCAACCTCAAAGTCGACAGAGATCAAATGGAAACCAGGAAAAGTATGTATGATGTCTTTTCGTTATTATTACTCTGAATTGTCAAACGGTTGAACACTTCTGAGCTTGTGAATCTTCTTTCGTAGGACCTCACGAGTAGGTCCAGTCAGACACAGAGTAAAGCAGGTAAGAAGAGACAACACGAAGAACCCGAGAGCTTCTTCACCTGGTTTACTGATCACACCGATTCAGGCGCCGACGAATTGGGTGAAGTCATTAAAGACGACATCTGGCCGAATCCTCTGCAATACTACTTGGTGAGACTTGAACTCCCGTCTGGAGCAACATCCACAAAGAAATGGGAATTTAAAAATTTTTTCAGATTAAGCTTATGCAGACTCGGTATTATTTGATCTAAGAGAAAGTTTCcagtcattttaaatcattaaaaagacAGCGGAATGGACGTTTTGTATTTCAAACCTCAACAGGTTCCAGACATGGAGGATGAGGAAGGAGAaggcgaggatgaggatgaagacgaggaaggtCTGGATGATATTGATGAAGAGGGAGAAGATGATGgggaagaagaggaggatgatgatggagAGGTTTGCACCAATTTAAGACTGTCGTGCATCATTGATCTTAGTTTTTATCTTTTTCTCATTTAAGAGTGCCAGAATggcttttctttttgtaatacaTTTGTGACAACAGTTTATTTTCCAATGAGTTCTTGGAAGTCTAGAACGTGCAAACTATTGTTTCTCAAACTAGTCAATCAAAAGTGcttctaaatttaaaaaaaataaataaatcacccattaattgtctttatttttattgcaggACGATGACGGTGAGGATGACTGAAGCTGAAATATAGGAATATTATCCACATTTCCCCAGTCCGGTTTCCAAATTGCTTCTTTGgcttttttgttgtcatttttttttggaaagcaaGATGctgctttttccatttttttatttttttttttggttttgagcTCCATCTTTCCTTGCTGTGTTGAAGTTCCCCAAACAGACTCAGAATAAACTGACTGCAAAATCTTGCCAACATGGCATCCACCATCTCAATTTCCAAATACATTTCAAGGTTAAAAGCAAATCACTGTAGTTATCGGCCACACGTCGTCTGGAGTAGACTTGCGAGtagtgttttcagtttttttaattctaaatatatgt
Proteins encoded:
- the slc25a25a gene encoding calcium-binding mitochondrial carrier protein SCaMC-2-A isoform X1; its protein translation is MLCLCLYVPVHNSDQVEVEYFESNGLPSELKSLKSLSVLLPSQEFSTYRKWRKKTMKTEEKEHDGQLDFEEFVHYLQDHEKDLKLVFKSLDRKIAGQVNASDIVNSLRDLGVHISLQQAERVLQSMDKNGTMTIDWNEWKKYPTLQPAENIPEIILYWKHSTIFDVGENMMVPDEFTSEEHLTGMWWRHLVAGGGAGAVSRTFTAPLDRLKVLMQVHGSHGNNMCIVSGLAQMIKEGGMRSLWRGNGINVIKIAPESALKFMAYEQIKRLMGSSQEAPLGISERFVAGSLAGVIAQSTIYPMEVLKTRLALRKTGQYKGISDCAKHILKGEGVSAFYKGYVPNMLGIIPYAGIDLAVYETLKNTWLQRYGTENTDPGVFVLLACGTASSTCGQLASYPLALVRTRMQAQAVLSGAAVEGASPVSMTGLFKQIMKTEGPAGLYRGLTPNFLKVIPAVSISYVVYEHIKSTLGVQSR
- the slc25a25a gene encoding calcium-binding mitochondrial carrier protein SCaMC-2-A isoform X2, giving the protein MLCLCLYVPVHNSDQVEVEYFESNGLPSELKSLKSLSVLLPSQEFSTYRKWRKKTMKTEEKEHDGQLDFEEFVHYLQDHEKDLKLVFKSLDRKIAGQVNASDIVNSLRDLGVHISLQQAERVLQSMDKNGTMTIDWNEWKKYPTLQPAENIPEIILYWKHSTIFDVGENMMVPDEFTSEEHLTGMWWRHLVAGGGAGAVSRTFTAPLDRLKVLMQVHGSHGNNMCIVSGLAQMIKEGGMRSLWRGNGINVIKIAPESALKFMAYEQIKRLMGSSQEAPLGISERFVAGSLAGVIAQSTIYPMEVLKTRLALRKTGQYKGISDCAKHILKGEGVSAFYKGYVPNMLGIIPYAGIDLAVYETLKNTWLQRYGTENTDPGVFVLLACGTASSTCGQLASYPLALVRTRMQAQAAVEGASPVSMTGLFKQIMKTEGPAGLYRGLTPNFLKVIPAVSISYVVYEHIKSTLGVQSR
- the LOC113106959 gene encoding protein SET-like — its product is MSASAAKVSKKELNSNHDGGDETSEKEQQEAIEHIDEVQNEIDRLNEQASEEILKVEQKYNKLRQPFFQKRSELIGKIPNFWVTTFVNHPQVSALLGEEDEEALHYLTRVEVTEFEDIKSGYRIDFYFDENMYFENKVLSKEIHLNESGDPTSKSTEIKWKPGKDLTSRSSQTQSKAGKKRQHEEPESFFTWFTDHTDSGADELGEVIKDDIWPNPLQYYLVPDMEDEEGEGEDEDEDEEGLDDIDEEGEDDGEEEEDDDGEDDDGEDD